The Staphylococcus sp. 17KM0847 DNA segment ACTTCCATACGATCTACTAATCGTTTATAATCCGAATAATTATAGCCAAAGCTTTGAATCACTGCTTCCAGTACATCTAAGCTCTGAGCAATCTCGTGTTGTGTGTATTGTCCCTGTTCTAAATATGTTTTATGTCTATGTACGATTGCTTCTGGTGTAATACTCTCTTCTGGTAAGTTACTGGCAAATGTACGCGCTTGTTCTAACACACGTTCTTTATCTTCATGTTGTAAAAAGCGTTCGATCAATTCAAAATAATAATTTCTTTTTGATTGCGCCAATATTAGCACTCCTTCTTTCGAGCTTTAGTCTCATTATTCTCTTTGAATATTTATTATTACCAAAGATACACACGTAACAGAAACTTCACACTTGAAACATAACACCATTCAACAATGCTAGCAATATGAAGAAATGAGACAAAATTTTAATCACTAAATTTTATAAATTCACGTAATTAGAAAATGGTATATCTTGACCTTTATCACTGTTAATTAGTATATATATTTAAATATTTTAATCATACGATCTATAACTCAAGCCATATTAAAAGCTGGAAACAATAATATTTCCCAGCTTTAATATCTCTCTTGTATATTGTACTTGTTCATAGTCGATTGCATATCCTCTTCTCATACAATGCAATATATTAACACGACTTGAATGATACCTTTACATTGTTTAACCTACTTTGACGCATTAACATGAAGACCTAAACTAATACCTAAAGCATTGTTCACTTCTTTCATCTTGTCGTCTGATAAAAAAGTAAGTTTTTCTTTTAGCCTTTTTTTATCAACCGTTCTGATTTGTTCTAACAGAATAACAGAGTCTTTATCAAGTTTGTATTTGTTTTTATCTATCTCTACATGGGTCGGAATTTTAGCTTTATTAATCCTCCCTGTAATCGCTGCTACAATAACTGTTGGACTATATTTATTACCAGTATCATTTTGAATGATAACGACAGGTCTTACTCCCCCTTGCTCAGATCCCTTAACTGGCGACAAATCTGCTAGAAACACATCACCACGCTTCATTTAGTCATCCTGTTTATCTGATAATAAGTGTGATTCATTACAATCGCACGCTTCACATTCGACTGAATAGGCTTCTGTTGCTAGGGAGAGATTCAAATCTGCCATTTGGGCATAACCTTCCTTCAGTGACTGCTCTAAATTTTTAAACTTTGTTTGATTGAATACTGACATTCTAAGACCCTCCACATCAATTCAATACACTTTAAAAATCGCTTTTAATCACTCATAATCATAACAAAAATGATTTCAAACCACCATAACTATTTTAACAATTCATTGAAAACATCTACATGGTTTTCCGTTTTATAAACACGTGGTATACGACGTCCCAAATTACATAGCACCTCATAATTAATGGTTTGTTGCTGTATAGCAATCGCTTCTAATGATTGAGGGTTATGCGCCTTATTGTCTAGTATAACTACACGATCCCCTTGTTTAATATGAGATGGGACACGTACCACTGTCTGATCCATGCTAATTCGACCCACAACTTCACATTGGTTTCCATCGATACTTACACTTGCTCCCTGCATTACTCGCAAGTAGCCATCTGCATAACCAATAGGCAATAAAGCAATATGCATACGTTCCGAAGCTGTAAATGTTTCTCCATAACCGATTTTTTCTCCTGCCTCCAACTGTTTCACTTGCATAACTGTCGTTTCTACTCGTGCAGTTGGTTTTAAACGTGCGGTACCTTTAGATTCAATAAACTCGCTTGGATAATAGCCATATAATGCAATACCTGGTCGAAAAGCATTACATATCTCTGGATCAAAACGTAATGTACCGGCAGAGTTCTGAATATGAATGTATGCTGGTCTATCAGCACTTTCAATCAAAGATTCAAAACGTTGATATTGCTGTTGTGCAGAATCATTTTCTTCATCTGCTGATGCAAAGTGTGAAAAAGTCCCTTCAAATATAAGCTGTTCGTGTTGATTAATGGTATGAATGATCGCCTGATACGTCTCACTATCTTTAATACCTAGACGGTTCATACCTGTATCTAACTTAATATGAAGCCACAATGACTTAGTACTTTCTTCATCAATATGCTCAATAGCAGCATCCAACCACTCTTTAGAAGGGACAGCAACAGCAACACGATGCTGTATCGCTTTATTAATAGCCTCTGGAGGAATACTTGATAATATTAATATTTTCTCTTTAATTCCATGCATGCGTAGTTCAATAGCCTCATCAAGTGTAGCGACACAGAAAAAAGTTACACCTAACTTTGAAAGGTGGTTCGCAACACCTACACTTCCTAATCCGTATGAATTTGCTTTAACAACTGCCATCATTGTTTTATTCGGATGACATTTTGTGAGTGCATAAAAATTTTCAGTAATAGCATCTAAATCTACTGTTAATGTTGTATTGCGATAATATTTTTCTGACAAATCCTTGTCACCTTCCTCATGCTCAATATCTATTATACTTCTTTGTTATTTTTTGTTTTCTTGCTGTTCAATGATGACTTGACTCATCGCATAATGCATCGTATGTGTAATAGATACATGTACAATAAACCCTTCAAATATAATATAAGGTTTTCCATTTTCATCATTATCACAATGTATTTCTTTAAACGCAATCTCCTTACCAATCCCTGTACCTAGTGCTTTGCTAAAAGCTTCTTTCACAGCAAAACGTCCTGCTAAAAATTCAAGTTGTCTTTGTGGATGTGTAAACATATGATATTGCTGCTTTTCACCCTCACTTAATATACGTGCAATAAATTTAGGCTGGTGCTCCACAAGTTGTCGGATACGTGATATTTCAACTAGATCTATCCCTACTCCGTATATCATACTTTTTCACCTTCATTGTTTGATTGCGTGTCTTCTATTTTATCATATTTTTCTTCTGGTATGGATGACACGCTATGCTGTACTTCTTGACTTATTGTCCTGCGTTCTGGTTGTCCTATATCATCAAGGATTCTCTTTTGAATGATGCGTTTAATCTTTAATGCTTCTTTTTTGGGAATAAGCTGGATTTGGGCATTGCCTCCTGCTGTTGAAACTGTTAATGTTGCTAAGCCATACTTACGCATAATAAATCCTTCATCAATATCAATGTTTTGGATACGGAACAAAGGAATTTTTAGTTCTTTTACAAAAATAAAACCTTTCCGTACAACAACACCTTGTTCTGAGTAGTTATACCTAAAAATGTGATAAGCATAGGCTGGTTTAAGCCATACAAAGATGATCAAAAAAAGTATAAGTACTACTAAAAGCCCTGCCGCTATCCACCACATGATGGTTTGAAATGGTACAAAAAAGCTAACAATTAAATGCAAAACGGCTAAAATTCCTATAATAACAGAAATAATCAGTGACACTATACGCATTACTTTAGGGGCTTGTTCTGCCATTCTCCTATAATTACCATCTGTCATCATACGTGCCACCTCCTATATACCATGCTTGTAGTGCATCAACATCACAGCGTTCTACAAATTTTAAGCCCACATCCATATATAGTGATCCCTTTGCCAATTTATAACTAAAATGGCTTAAATCAGACCGAGTCATCAGCGGATGTGCATGACGCTCCCATCCCAAAACCTTATCATGTTTAAAATATGTCGTTCGAAAACCTGTGTATGTCACACGTCGGATCGCCATTTCATCTTCACTATAAGCCCATCCCGATTTTTTTACTGCAATCATACTATTTAGACTCATATATATAATAATCGGTGCTACTCCAAACCATAACCATGGCCAATAATAGTAATGTACAACACTCGCAATAATGATTAAAATAAGCGATAACACCCAAAAACGTCTATGAAACCCTCTCCAAGGTAAACCTAATTTCACATTATGAAATTTCATTGATGGCACAATATCAGTAAGGAGTTGCCTAGCTTCTTGACGTCGAATAAACGGTAAAATCATTACACGTCCATCAGCAAAATCATTGTCCAAATCTATGGACATATCACTTGTAATCACAAAATCATATGCAGTATAACCGAATAATGTTCTTAAAAAGCTTCTATGTTCTATGACTGCTTGAATACGCTGAATCGGTACGGTTACTTTTTGAACTTTAAATAAACCATAGCGAATTGTTAAATATTCGCCTTGTCGGTTTAAAGTATAGTTAAAGTAACGTATCATCGTAATAATCGTTCCAACAACGTAAGATATCATAACAATCACGGCGACAATTGACACAACAAAAACAGATGTACCATGCAAGCGTGTTTCGAATTGATCATAGAGTTGATTCCACGGCAAATGTTCAGATAAGGCTGTTAACAGCGGGCTTAACGTTGCAAAAGTTACAAAGATAGCCCCACTTGTCATCGCCATCAACAATAAATTTTGTGTAGAAAGACGATACAACAACTCTTCTTTATGTATATTTAAAGTATCACTTCCAGACTCTAAACTGTCTGCGCTTATATGACCTTCTCCTACATTATCCGTATTATGAATATCGCTTTTTCTTTTTTCTATCTCTTTTTGAATATTATCGCTTTGGGCTTTAGTTACAGTTTCAAGCGCAATACCGTCACTCGGCGTTTGAATTTGTAGACGAACGCCCCCTACAATCTGATGAATCATGTTTTGTGATGTATCCATCGATTGTATACGTGAAATATTCAACTCTTTTCGTTCAAGATTAAATAATCCAGAGGTCACAACAAAATGGTCATTTTCAATCCAATAACGTGTTTTGTACGTTTTAATCATATCTCCTATAAATGTAAT contains these protein-coding regions:
- a CDS encoding type II toxin-antitoxin system PemK/MazF family toxin — encoded protein: MKRGDVFLADLSPVKGSEQGGVRPVVIIQNDTGNKYSPTVIVAAITGRINKAKIPTHVEIDKNKYKLDKDSVILLEQIRTVDKKRLKEKLTFLSDDKMKEVNNALGISLGLHVNASK
- the mazE gene encoding type II toxin-antitoxin system antitoxin MazE, translating into MSVFNQTKFKNLEQSLKEGYAQMADLNLSLATEAYSVECEACDCNESHLLSDKQDD
- the alr gene encoding alanine racemase; this encodes MSEKYYRNTTLTVDLDAITENFYALTKCHPNKTMMAVVKANSYGLGSVGVANHLSKLGVTFFCVATLDEAIELRMHGIKEKILILSSIPPEAINKAIQHRVAVAVPSKEWLDAAIEHIDEESTKSLWLHIKLDTGMNRLGIKDSETYQAIIHTINQHEQLIFEGTFSHFASADEENDSAQQQYQRFESLIESADRPAYIHIQNSAGTLRFDPEICNAFRPGIALYGYYPSEFIESKGTARLKPTARVETTVMQVKQLEAGEKIGYGETFTASERMHIALLPIGYADGYLRVMQGASVSIDGNQCEVVGRISMDQTVVRVPSHIKQGDRVVILDNKAHNPQSLEAIAIQQQTINYEVLCNLGRRIPRVYKTENHVDVFNELLK
- the acpS gene encoding holo-ACP synthase is translated as MIYGVGIDLVEISRIRQLVEHQPKFIARILSEGEKQQYHMFTHPQRQLEFLAGRFAVKEAFSKALGTGIGKEIAFKEIHCDNDENGKPYIIFEGFIVHVSITHTMHYAMSQVIIEQQENKK
- a CDS encoding PH domain-containing protein, with the translated sequence MMTDGNYRRMAEQAPKVMRIVSLIISVIIGILAVLHLIVSFFVPFQTIMWWIAAGLLVVLILFLIIFVWLKPAYAYHIFRYNYSEQGVVVRKGFIFVKELKIPLFRIQNIDIDEGFIMRKYGLATLTVSTAGGNAQIQLIPKKEALKIKRIIQKRILDDIGQPERRTISQEVQHSVSSIPEEKYDKIEDTQSNNEGEKV
- a CDS encoding PH domain-containing protein; the encoded protein is MYNPQKLHPISYVMSIFRAIKSNIVPIFIFVLFVMKDFDYQDVSNYIFPGILFVFFLITFIGDMIKTYKTRYWIENDHFVVTSGLFNLERKELNISRIQSMDTSQNMIHQIVGGVRLQIQTPSDGIALETVTKAQSDNIQKEIEKRKSDIHNTDNVGEGHISADSLESGSDTLNIHKEELLYRLSTQNLLLMAMTSGAIFVTFATLSPLLTALSEHLPWNQLYDQFETRLHGTSVFVVSIVAVIVMISYVVGTIITMIRYFNYTLNRQGEYLTIRYGLFKVQKVTVPIQRIQAVIEHRSFLRTLFGYTAYDFVITSDMSIDLDNDFADGRVMILPFIRRQEARQLLTDIVPSMKFHNVKLGLPWRGFHRRFWVLSLILIIIASVVHYYYWPWLWFGVAPIIIYMSLNSMIAVKKSGWAYSEDEMAIRRVTYTGFRTTYFKHDKVLGWERHAHPLMTRSDLSHFSYKLAKGSLYMDVGLKFVERCDVDALQAWYIGGGTYDDRW